One genomic window of Hydra vulgaris chromosome 03, alternate assembly HydraT2T_AEP includes the following:
- the LOC136078459 gene encoding uncharacterized protein LOC136078459, protein MALRRPIMYDFDSLSLTEIGAKFKYNLEDTICWCRTHGLLAESMSCSVCGVPCTQQAKNNAIDQVIWRCPVKRCKRTFSIRKGSFFEKSHLHLWQVLGLTYVWSRGAGKSRGFSVSDLTQELNVASDHTIVDWNQFCRDICVEYFLNNPDPIGGPGCIVEIDESVFCKRKNHVGRITQQQWIFGGYEPATKKGFLIPVQNRYAATLIPIIHKWILPGTTIWSDMWAAYNGLQGPLYQHGTVNHTYNFVDPQTAVTANHVEAMWCRAKAKFKSMMSSTNREMITDYLSEFMWMQRFNEHRFYHFWNQVVTAYPV, encoded by the coding sequence ATGGCTCTTCGAAGACCAATAATGTACGACTTTGACTCACTTTCGCTAACAGAAATTGGagcaaaatttaaatacaatttagaAGATACAATTTGTTGGTGCAGAACTCATGGTTTACTGGCTGAAAGTATGAGTTGTAGTGTATGTGGCGTTCCGTGCACACAGCAAGCTAAAAACAACGCAATCGATCAAGTAATTTGGAGATGTCCGGTGAAACGTTGTAAAAGAACTTTTAGTATAAGAAAAGGCAGCTTCTTCGAGAAATCCCATTTACACTTGTGGCAGGTATTAGGCTTGACTTACGTTTGGAGTAGAGGCGCAGGTAAAAGTCGAGGGTTTTCGGTAAGCGATCTTACGCAAGAGCTTAATGTTGCATCTGATCACACTATTGTTGATTGGAATCAATTTTGCAGAGACATTTGCGTCGAGTACTTCCTCAATAACCCTGACCCAATAGGCGGTCCTGGGTGCATTGTTGAAATAGATGAATctgttttttgtaaaagaaagAACCACGTTGGTCGCATAACTCAGCAACAGTGGATATTTGGTGGTTATGAACCTGCGActaaaaaaggatttttaattCCAGTGCAAAATCGCTATGCGGCAACATTGATTCCGATCATACATAAGTGGATCCTACCTGGCACTACTATCTGGAGTGATATGTGGGCAGCATATAATGGCTTGCAAGGGCCTTTATATCAACACGGCACAGTTAATCACACCTACAACTTTGTGGATCCGCAGACAGCAGTAACTGCAAATCATGTGGAAGCTATGTGGTGTAGAGCTAAAGCAAAATTCAAATCAATGATGAGTTCGACTAATCGCGAAATGATAACAGATTATTTATCAGAATTCATGTGGATGCAAAGATTCAACGAACAtcgtttttatcatttttggaACCAGGTTGTAACAGCATACCCAGTCTGA